One genomic window of Streptomyces sp. NBC_01276 includes the following:
- a CDS encoding iron-containing redox enzyme family protein: protein MIPSLRSPQDTASGPALVEGRGVLSSAVVKALRTGRAPVYAPAAVLRADPWGEDLQLGLHLLYELHYRGFEGVADDLEWDPDLLRLRNALETRFLHALRGELADAPRSVEEAFAPLLVEPVDPSGSLSHRLETEGELWQLREYAALRSLYHLREADPHAWVIPRLTGRAKAAMVAIEYDEFGAGHADRIHARLFADLMGDLGLDPGYGHYLDRAPAPLLATVNLMSLLGLHRALRGALVGHFACVEVTSSPGSRRLAKAMRRCGAGPAAEHFYAEHVEADAVHEQVVRHEVIGGLLADEPALEPDIAFGCAATLLLEDRLAAHIRTAWDEGRSALRTPPM from the coding sequence ATGATCCCTTCACTGCGCAGTCCGCAAGACACGGCATCCGGGCCCGCTCTCGTAGAGGGCCGCGGCGTGCTTTCCTCGGCCGTGGTCAAGGCCCTGCGCACCGGCCGGGCGCCCGTCTACGCGCCCGCCGCCGTCCTGCGGGCCGATCCGTGGGGCGAGGATCTGCAGCTGGGCCTCCACCTCTTGTACGAACTGCACTACCGGGGCTTCGAGGGCGTCGCCGACGACCTCGAATGGGACCCGGACCTGCTCCGCCTGCGCAACGCCCTGGAGACCCGGTTCCTCCACGCCCTGCGCGGCGAGCTGGCCGACGCCCCCCGCTCGGTGGAGGAGGCCTTCGCCCCGCTCCTCGTGGAGCCCGTGGACCCGAGCGGCAGCCTGAGTCACCGCCTGGAGACGGAGGGCGAGCTGTGGCAGTTGCGCGAGTACGCGGCCCTGCGGTCGCTGTACCACCTCCGGGAGGCCGACCCGCACGCATGGGTCATCCCCCGCCTGACCGGGCGCGCCAAGGCCGCGATGGTCGCCATCGAGTACGACGAGTTCGGCGCGGGCCACGCCGACCGGATCCACGCCCGGCTCTTCGCCGACCTGATGGGCGACCTCGGTCTGGACCCCGGCTACGGCCACTATCTCGACCGGGCTCCGGCGCCCCTGCTCGCCACGGTCAACCTGATGTCTCTGCTGGGGCTGCACCGTGCGTTGCGCGGGGCTCTCGTCGGTCACTTCGCGTGCGTCGAGGTCACCTCCTCCCCCGGGTCCCGCCGCCTGGCCAAGGCCATGCGCCGGTGCGGGGCGGGCCCGGCCGCCGAACATTTCTACGCCGAGCACGTGGAGGCGGACGCCGTCCACGAACAGGTCGTGCGCCACGAGGTCATCGGCGGGTTGCTGGCCGACGAGCCCGCGCTGGAGCCGGACATCGCCTTCGGCTGCGCGGCGACGCTCCTGCTGGAGGACCGGCTGGCCGCCCACATCCGCACGGCCTGGGACGAGGGCCGGTCGGCCCTGCGCACGCCCCCGATGTGA
- a CDS encoding HAD family hydrolase — protein MNRAALFDVDGTLTDTNHLHIASWWEALRQSGHRVATHDIHRAIGLPGEDLLDHLLGEDRDRSGDDRLTAAHDTLYATYFDRLPALDSAADLLRALSRAGWKVLLVTSAKDSELGALRRAVDAEDAITDTATSDDVERGKPAPDPVHHALELAGTPSGRAVFVGDTVWDMKAAVRAGVTAVGLLCGGIPRGDLEDAGAAAVYRDPADLLAGLDDSPFSAIRAA, from the coding sequence ATGAACCGCGCCGCACTTTTCGACGTCGACGGTACCCTCACGGACACCAACCACCTCCACATCGCATCCTGGTGGGAAGCGCTGCGCCAGTCCGGGCACCGGGTGGCCACGCACGACATCCACCGGGCGATCGGCCTGCCCGGCGAGGACCTCCTCGACCACCTCCTCGGAGAGGACCGCGACCGCTCGGGCGACGACCGCCTGACCGCCGCCCACGACACGCTGTACGCCACCTACTTCGATCGGCTGCCCGCCCTGGACTCGGCGGCCGACCTGCTGCGGGCGCTGTCGCGGGCCGGCTGGAAGGTGCTGCTGGTCACCTCCGCGAAGGACAGCGAACTGGGCGCCCTGCGCCGGGCCGTCGACGCCGAGGACGCCATCACCGACACCGCCACCTCCGACGACGTGGAACGGGGCAAGCCCGCGCCCGATCCCGTACACCACGCCCTCGAACTGGCCGGGACGCCGTCCGGGCGCGCGGTGTTCGTCGGCGACACGGTATGGGACATGAAGGCTGCCGTCCGGGCCGGTGTGACCGCGGTCGGCCTGCTGTGCGGCGGGATCCCCCGCGGCGACCTGGAGGACGCGGGGGCCGCCGCCGTCTACCGTGACCCGGCCGACCTCCTGGCCGGTCTGGACGACAGCCCGTTCTCCGCGATACGCGCCGCGTGA
- a CDS encoding PRC-barrel domain-containing protein produces the protein MTENVWNYQPASGHLSGTDLTGYKVEATDGRIGKVDKHSDEVGDAYLVVDTGVWIFGKEVLLPASTVVRIDHEEKTVFVERAKEQIKDAPEFHRDKHLGDAGYREELGTYYGTGAPFGGRPA, from the coding sequence GTGACTGAGAATGTGTGGAATTACCAGCCGGCCTCGGGCCACCTGTCCGGTACGGACCTGACCGGATACAAGGTCGAGGCGACCGACGGCAGGATCGGCAAGGTGGACAAGCACTCCGATGAGGTCGGTGACGCCTATCTGGTCGTCGACACCGGTGTGTGGATCTTCGGAAAGGAGGTCCTGCTGCCGGCGAGCACGGTCGTCAGGATCGACCACGAGGAGAAGACGGTCTTCGTCGAACGCGCCAAGGAACAGATCAAGGACGCTCCCGAGTTCCACCGCGACAAGCACCTCGGCGACGCCGGGTACCGGGAGGAGCTGGGCACGTACTACGGCACCGGCGCCCCCTTCGGTGGCCGCCCCGCCTGA
- a CDS encoding hydrophobic protein, with product MVPLLLVLLLVLILFGAGFALKILWWVAIAVLVLWLIGFVARPKGGSGRWYRW from the coding sequence ATGGTTCCCCTGCTTCTCGTTCTGCTGCTGGTCCTGATTCTCTTCGGTGCGGGTTTCGCGCTGAAGATTCTCTGGTGGGTGGCCATCGCAGTCCTGGTCTTGTGGCTGATCGGTTTCGTCGCACGTCCGAAAGGTGGCAGCGGCCGCTGGTACCGCTGGTAG
- a CDS encoding DUF2231 domain-containing protein, with protein sequence MDSHTSDTFSTAGQAAVVDTASAWWLTALDRLERTTVADPAIRALQRGVRSLPLGSMRDLLRGRPLGHPVHPVLVQVPVGCWLSAAVLDFVPGSQRATATLTAVGLAGVAPAAVAGWADWADMPPEQARVGLAHAVSNVAAVACYTASLTARFRGRWAKGRMWSLGGLAAVAVSGALGGHVAYRQAVGAHATP encoded by the coding sequence ATGGACTCGCACACCTCCGATACCTTTTCCACGGCCGGACAGGCGGCGGTCGTCGACACCGCATCGGCATGGTGGCTGACGGCCTTGGACCGGCTGGAGCGGACGACGGTGGCCGATCCGGCCATCAGGGCGCTCCAGCGGGGAGTCCGTTCCCTTCCTCTGGGCTCGATGCGTGATCTGCTGCGTGGCAGGCCTCTGGGCCATCCCGTGCATCCCGTGCTGGTGCAGGTGCCCGTCGGCTGCTGGCTCTCGGCCGCGGTGCTCGACTTCGTACCCGGGTCACAGCGCGCGACGGCCACCCTGACCGCCGTCGGACTGGCCGGGGTCGCTCCGGCGGCGGTGGCCGGCTGGGCGGACTGGGCGGACATGCCGCCCGAACAGGCGAGGGTGGGCCTGGCCCACGCCGTCTCCAACGTGGCGGCGGTGGCCTGCTATACCGCGTCACTGACCGCACGGTTCCGCGGCCGCTGGGCGAAGGGGCGGATGTGGTCGCTGGGTGGGCTGGCTGCCGTAGCCGTCAGCGGTGCGCTCGGCGGGCACGTGGCCTACCGACAGGCCGTCGGAGCACACGCCACGCCCTGA